The Alcaligenes faecalis sequence CGCAATATTTGTTCCGGGCATCCCAGGAGCAGCTTGGACGATCGAAAAACCCCTTTTGGCTACAAGCATTTAACTCTTGTTGCAGTTGGGCCTGCCAGGCACCGCCATTGTTGCTGGCAACTTGAATATCTTGCGGTGGTGGTGGCGGTGGTGTGCCGACATCGACCGGCTGAATAGGCTCGGTGCCACCCAGATTCACGCGTGCAATTCCTTGCAGCTCCCGGTTCTGCTCGGCCATGGCAATTTGTATGGCCTGCTCCAGCGAAATGGAGGTTGTGGCCAAAGCAATAGGAGGCTGCTCTTCGGTAAGGGTAGACGTGTCGATTTCCCAAGCAATCGGCGTTGGGGTTTGTGGCACGCCTAAGCGACCATTGATCAAGGGCTGTGGCGGCTGGGCGGTAAAGGGCTTGCCATCGGCATCCAGCGTAGGCAGATCGGACGGATCAGGCGGACTGACCACCATAGACTTCTCTGGGCCGTGCGCGATGAGCCAGTTCCCCAGTTCCAGGCCACCCCATACTGAGGCACCTGCGGCCAGCAGCAAGACAGCAATGATAAAACGCCAGGGCATAAGCGATGTCTCGGTTTTGAGTCAGGAGCGATCCGATGGGTCGGATGCGCGTTATTAAAAGAAAAGAGCCGTCATTGTAGCGAAATGTCAGCCCTGCTCTTGTGACAGAATTAGACGGCATCCCCGAAAACGTGTCCACCGTGTTCACGTAATGCGTGGAATTCAATGCCCGGATTCAGCTCCTGAGCCACGCGCAGTTGCGCAGGCGATGTTGCTAAAAAGGCAATGGCCTCAACCACGTCATAGGCAATATTGCCCGCGTTGGTCTCGATAAATTTCTTCATGTCTTTGGGGTCTTTGGCGGTAACCCAACGGGCCATGTTAAAGCGGCTGGACGACAGGCGGGCTTCCACACCGTATTCGGTTTTCAGGCGATGGGCTACCACTTCAAACTGCAGTTGGCCAACTGCACCCAGCAGCATCATGCCGCCTGCCATATGGGGGCGGAACACCTGAATGGCGCCCTCTTCACCCAGTTGGGTCAGGCCGGTACGCAACTGTTTGGTACGTAATGGATCTTTGACTTCAATGGACTGGAACAGTTCAGGGGCAAAGAAAGGCAGGCCGGTGAACTGCAGGTTTTCGCCTTCAGTCAGTACGTCGCCCAATTGCAGGATGCCGTGGTTGGGCACACCGATAATGTCGCCGGCAAAGGCATCGTCCAGGAGTTCGCGACGTTGCGACAGGAAGGACACCACGTTATTGGGGCGAATTTCCTTGCCGGTACGCGACACTTTCAGTTTCATGCCGCGCTTGAAGTGGCCGGAGCTCACGCGCACAAAGGCCACGCGGTCGCGGTGGGCGGGGTCCATATTGGCTTGCACCTTGAACACGACACCACTGAACTTGGGTTCGTCGGGCTGTACGTCGCGTTGCAAGGCGGCGCGTGGGCCAGGAGAAGGCGCCAGGTCAACCAGTGCGTCCAGCACTTCCTGCACACCAAAGTTATTGATGGCCGAGCCAAAGAACACGGGGGTTTGCTTGCCCGCCAGGAATAGGTCCAGGTTGAATTCGGGTGCGGCGGCGTTGAGCAGTTCGATCTCTTCCTGCGCCTTTTCAAAGGGCTCGCCAAACCGTTCAGCAATCACTGGGTTGTCCAGGCCGGGGATGATTTCATCCTGGCCATGGCGTTCCTGACCGGGCTTGAACACACGCATATGGTTGGCGCGCAGATTGAATACGCCACCAAAGCGGCGCGCCATCCCGATAGGCCAGGAAAAGGGCACGACTTCCATGCCCAGGTGCGATTCAATTTCCGACAGCACATCCAGCGGCTCTTGAACTTCGCGGTCCAGCTTGTTCACGAAAGTGATGATGGGCGTATTGCGGGCCCGGCACACTTGCAAGAGGCGAATGGTTTGCGGCTCCACACCATTGGCCGCGTCAATGACCATCAGGGCGGCGTCCACGGCGGTCAGCACACGGTAGGTATCTTCCGAGAAGTCCTGGTGGCCGGGGGTGTCAAGCAAGTTGATCACGCAGTCGCGGTACTCCATCTGCATGACCGAGGAGGCCACCGATATACCACGTTGCTTTTCAATTTCCATCCAGTCCGAGGAGGCATGACGGCTGGCCTTACGGGCCTTGACGCTACCGGCAATCTGAATCGCACCTGCGAACAGCAGCAATTTTTCTGTCAGTGTGGTCTTACCCGCGTCAGGATGAGAAATGATGGCAAAGGTGCGGCGTTTCTTGACTTCAGAGCGTATGTCACCGGACGACATTGAAAATCCTTGTGGCAGCGCCAGTCTGGCGCGTGGAAAACAGTGAGCGAATTATCCGTAAAGCAGGGCCTGGGGGCAAGTTGATGCGTGCACAAGGCTAACGCGACACGCCGGCCAATACCGTCCCTGCCAGAATAAATAGCGAACCGAATACGCGGTTCAGCAGCCGTACATGGCTGGCCTGACGCAGCAAATGCAACATGCGAGCGGCCAACGACGTGTAGCAACCCATGGCCACCAGATCCGTAAAACACAGGGTCATGGCGATCAGCAGGTATTGCAGCGGCATGGGCCGATTCAAGTCCAGAAACTGGGGCATGATGGCCAGCAGAAATACCAGACCTTTTGGGTTGGTGATATTGATCAGGCAACCACGAATCAATAAATCGCGAATGCGAAAGTCGCTGGGTTCCTGGCCTGTGACCTGCACCGGCATGGCGTCGGTGCGCAATTGCTTCCAGCCCAGATAAATCAGGTAGGCTGCACCCAGCCATTTGAGCGTGGTGAACGCCAGTTCCGAGCGCGCCAGAATCTGTCCCAGCCCCAGGCTGATGATGAATATCTGAATCATGATTCCGATATTCAGACCAATTGCCATCCAGTAGCCACGCCTGAAGCCGTATTTCAGGCCGGAGGACATGGAGGAAATCGCACCTGGGCCAGGTGAGAATGAAATAACCCAGGAAGCCGCGAAAAAGGCAAGCCAGGTGCTCAGTGCCATGATGTGCTCGGTTCAAAGGCGGGCGCTGTGCCCGCCTTGGGCAGGCACAGCCCCTTTGCAGGGTTTAGGCTTTGGCTTGGGCGGAGCTGCGGTTGCTGCGGTTCGGGCCGCGGCTGTCCTGACGGCCACCGGGGCGACCTTGACCGGTACGAGCACCACCACCTGCACCGCCAGGAGCGGCACTGCGACGTGGGCGGTTGTCGTTGCCAGGACGGCGTGGACGGCTTTCGCCATTGCCACCACGGCCTTCAGCCGAGCGGCCTTGGCCACCCCCGTTGGAGCGGCGGGCGCCAGGAGCACGAGCGCCGGGAGCGTTGTTGAAACGGCGCTCTGCGTAGGTGTCTTCCTTGGCTTCTTCGGCCAGAGCCGCACGTGAAGGAGGCGTCCAGCCTTCCACCACGATGCGCTCGATCGGATTGCGGGTCATGCGCTCGATTTGCTTGAGCAAACGCATTTCGCTGCGATCGACCAGCGACAGGGCCACGCCTTCGCTACCGGCACGGCCAGTACGGCCAATGCGGTGAACGTAGTCTTCAGGCACGTTGGGCAGTTCAAAGTTGACCACGTAAGGCAGTTGATCAATGTCCAGACCGCGGGCGGCGATGTCGGTGGCAACCAGCACGACGACCTTGCCGTTCTTGAAGCCGGCCAGCGCACGAGTACGAGCCGCCTGGCTCTTGTTGCCGTGCAGGGCTTCGGCGGCCATACCGTCCTTGGACAGTTTCTCGGCCAAACGGTTGGCGCCGTGCTTGGTGCGGCAGAACACCAGAACCTGGTTCCAGCCGCTTTCGCGGATGATGTGGCTCAGCAGGTCCCGTTTGTGTGCCTGGTCTGCCAGGATTACTTGTTGGGTAATCAGTTCGTTGGTGGTGTTGCGGGCAGCAACGGCCACTTCGTCCGGATTGTTCAGTGAACCACGGGCCAGATCACGGATTTCGTCCGAGAAGGTCGCCGAGAACAGCAGGGTCTGACGTTCAACCGGCATCAGGCTGATGATCTTGCGAATGTCGCGGATAAAGCCCATGTCCAGCATACGGTCGGCTTCGTCCAGTACCAGGATTTCCACGCCGGTCAGATCTACCGTGCGTTGACGTACGTGGTCCAGCAAACGGCCGGGCGTGGCCACCAGAATGTCCAGAGGCTTACGCAGTGCATGGAACTGGGGGTTGATGTTCACGCCACCAAACATGACCATCGAGCGCAGACGGGTGTGCTGGCTGTACAAACGTACCGATTCTTCAACCTGGGCGGCCAGTTCACGGGTAGGGGCCAGGATCAGCGCGCGTGGGCGGCCTGGTTTGCGGTTTTGCTGAGGGTTGTTCAGCAGGCGGTGCAAGATAGGCAGGGTAAAGCCTGCGGTCTTGCCGGTGCCGGTTTGAGCAGCAGCCAACAGGTCACCACCTTCAATGACCTTGGGGATAGCCTGGGCCTGAATAGGAGTGGGGTGGGTATAGCCTGCGTCGGTTACGGCACGCAACAGAGGTTCTGCCAGCTCAAGAGAGGCAAAAGTGATTTGAGAGTCCAAGAATTTTCCAGTGACTAGCCCAAAAGCCCTCTTTGGGGCCCTACCAATCCAGGCTAAGGTATTTTGTTATGGCGACAATGCCACGGCAGGGGCAAGAACGCCGCCTGCTGCAAGAGGCGCAGTGATTGGTGCGCTGCGCAATCGACCATTATAGCGTGAAATCAGTAAAAATCCTCATTGACCATCTTGTATCATTTTGAGTGGTCGCGTTAAAACAACCTGCTTCAAGCGTAAACGGTCAGGCGGATTGTCCAGCCCGATTTGACAGAAATTGTTAAACGTCGCCATAGACGCACTTGTTATGCGGCGGTACGCGGTTTACGCTTGGCGTGCATGGGGCGCCGGGCTTTGTTTGGCACGTGCCCGAGCGAATGGGGTGCAACCCGTTTTTGTTGTTTATCTGCTTATTTTTGCAGGAAAAAATCATGACATCATGGATACGGTGGGTCTTTATCAGCAGTGTGGCGGTCTTGCTTTCCGGTTGTGGGTATAACGAGATCCAGCGTCTGGACGAGCAGGTCAAGGCCGCTTGGTCGCAAACCCTGAATCAATACGAACGTCGCGCCGAACTGGTGCCCAAGCTGGTCAGCTCGGTCAATGCCTATATGGTGAATGAACGCACGGTGCTCACCCAAGTTACCGAGGCTCGGGCCAAGGTCGGCACGATTCAGATGAAAGTGGACGATCTGGATAACCCTGAAGTCATGGCACGCTTCCAGCAAGCCCAGAACCAGTTGTCCTCGGCACTGTCACGCCTGATTGCCGTGTCGGAAAACTACCCGCAACTGAAAAGCGATGGCCTGTTCCGCGATTTGATGACGCAGTTGGAAGGCACGGAAAACCGTATCGCCACCGAGCGCGGTCGTTATGTGCAGGCTGTGCAGGAATACAACCTGTTTATTCGTCAGTTCCCTACCCTGATCACCGCCAAGCTGTTTGGCTACAAGGTCAAGGAAAACTACGGTGTGGATCGTCAAAGCGAAATCACGCGCGACCCCGAGGTCAAGTTTGATATCCCTGCGACTCCTGCTCCTGCTGGGTCTTGATTCATTCTGGAGGTAGCGTCATGAACGTGTACGATCTTGCACGGACTGCTGGGCCTGGGTCTGCACGTTCTGGCAGGCTGGTCTGGGCTTGCGGCTGGTTGGTGGCACTGCTGTTCTTGTGCTGGCCCTGGGCACAAGCACAGGCTAAACCTGAGCCTATCCCCGCCATTGCGGGTTGGGTGACGGACACCACGGGTACGCTTAGCCCGGATCAAAAAGAAGCCCTGAACCAGCAGCTCAAAGCCGTGGAACAGGAAAAGGGCGCGCAGGTCGTGATTTTGATGGTGCCCACCACGGGCGAAGAAACTATCGAGCAATACGCCCTGCGTGTTTTCGATCAGTGGGAAATTGGCCGCAAAAAAGTGGACGATGGCATCTTGCTGCTGGTGGCCAAGGATGATCGCCGCATGCGTATCCAGACCGGCTACGGCCTGGAAGGCGCGGTGACGGACTTGCAGGCTGGCCGCATCATTCGCGAACAGATGACGCCTCGTTTTATCGAAGGCAATTTCTACGCTGGCATTCAGGCTGCTGCCGATAGTCTGGTGGGCTTGGTCAACGGCGAAGAGCTTCCCCCTCCCCCTAAGAATGCGCCTGTTACCTCTTCAGGTGAGGAAGGCGTGTTCTGGGAGCCATTGCTGGCTGTTGGCGCGATTGTATTTTTTGCCTCTCCCTTGTTTGCCGCTTTTGCCGCTGGCGTGTTCACGCTGGTGGTCTCGGGCAGCATTGGCTTGGCTCTGCTGGCCGCTGTTGTCGGTGCTGGCTTGAGCATGATTGGCCGACTCTTTGGAGCAGGCGGCAAGTCCAGCTCCGGGCGCGCCTCGCGCCGGGGTGGTGTCATTGGTGGCCTGGGTGGTTATTCCTCCGGTGGTTTTGGCGGAAATGGCAGCAGCGGTGGTGGCTTCGGCGGTTTTGGCGGAGGCAGCGGCGGTGGTGGTGGCGGTAGCGGAGGCGGTGGCGCTTCCGGCAGTTGGTAAGGCCACAGGAGAGCGACATGAGTGTGAATTGGAAAGAACTCTCGGGCTGGGCGTCGGTACAAGGTCAATGGTTGCGCCGTCGCTATTTCAATGCCGAAATGCTGGGCCATCTGGCTGAGCAGATCCGCAAGGGAGAAGAAAACCATAGTGGTGAACTGGTCGTGGCAATTGAAGCGGTTTTGCCCGCTCATGAAGCCGACAGCGCCCAGCGTGCCCTGGAGGTTTTTGGCCGCTTGCGCGTCTGGGATACGCCCTTGAACTCCGGCGTCTTGCTGTATCTGGCCTTGGGCCAGCGTCGTATCCATATCATTGCGGACCGGGGTATCCAGGCCGATCCGGTGCAATGGGAACAGATCTGCCGGCAACTGGAAAAAGATCTGGCTTCGCGCGAGTATTTGTCTGGCTTGCTGGGGGCCGTCGGTGCCATCGAGGCTGTCCTGCAACAAGGTGCCCCGGTGCACACTTCGGGTGCGGCGGGCAATGCCTTGCCTGACGAACCGGTACTCCTTTAAAGGGTGACCAGTGCCATGAAACCGTCTGAATCCGTCGGCTCCTGGCAGCAGCAAACGTTGGTGGAAGCCATACGTTTGCGCGAAACCCTGTGGGGGCCTGTTGAAGATCTGTCTGAATCGCGCCGTGCGCGGGCTGCGGGCGGTTCATTTGCACAACGCGTATCGGCACGGGCCTTGGCGCTGGCAAGGCGCGACGGGTTGGAGCAAGCCTGGACTCGCTGGTGGGGAATTGCCCGTCTCCTGTTGGTCGCCATGGCTGTGCTGGCTTTGCTGGCTGGCGCTGGGACAGCCGCGGGTGCGCTGGGCGATGGCAGTCGGGCCGTGAATGTATTGACGGCCTTGGGGGCGTTGCTGGGGCTGCACGCGCTGACTTTTATTTTCTGGCTGTTCAGCCTGGCCTGGTCGGGCAAAGGTGCAGGCACAGGGAGCTGGGCCAGTGATGCCTGGTGGTGGCTAAGTCGCCGCTTCGTCAAAGGCGATGCCAGTCTGGTTCCCCAGGCGTTTGCCGCCGTGCTGGCGCGCCGGGGCAGTCAATCCTGGCTGGCCGGTCTGATCAGCCATAGCTTGTGGGTGTTGGCCTTTTTGTCGGCCCTGAGTACCCTGCTGCTACTGCTGGCCTCACGCCGTTATCACTTCAATTGGGAAACCACACTTTTGACGCCAGATACCTTTGTCTGGCTGGTTGAAGGCCTGGGCGCCCTGCCTTCCTTGTTGGGCTTTGCCCTGCCCGATACCCTCACCATACGTAGCAGCGATGGCCTGCAAGTGCTGGACGCCCAGGCTCAGGCCTTGTGGTCCAGTTGGTTGTTGGGCGCGGTGGTGACCTACGGTTTGCTGCCGCGTGTGCTGGCGTTGGCCTGGAGCCTGTGGCAATGGCGTCAACATACGGCTCGTCTACGTCTGGATGACAGCTTGCCCGGCTTGGCAGAGCTGCGTCCGCGTTTGATGCCCGCTAGTGAACCGACGGGTGTGGATGAATTGGCCTCGCCCGACAGGGTAGCTCGCATTCAAGCCCAGCCCAGTACCCCTTTGGCCGCCAATGCGTTGTGTGTGGTGGGGTTGGAGTTGCCACCAGAGCATAGTTGGCCGCCTGCTTTCATGCAGGCGCAGATGCAGGATTTGGGCCGGGTGGACTCGCGCGCCGAACGTCTGGATATTCTGGGGCGTTTGCAATCTGCCAGCCCTCGTCATTTGTTGATGGTCTGTGATGCCGCCCAGACGCCGGATCGCGGGGTGGTGGCGACGCTGGTCGAGTGGGCGCAATTGGCTCAGCAGTCGGATGTGGTGTTGCTGGATGAGGCCTTGGCCGATCCGGATCAAACGCGTCGTCGTAGCTGGCATGAGCGTTTGGTGGCGGCAGGCTTTGCGCCTGGGCAGATTCACGATCAATGGCCTGAATTGTCTTTAACGGAGCCGGCATGAGTACTGCAGCCTTGACGTTGGCGGTGGTGGGGCACACCAATACAGGCAAAACCTCTTTGCTGCGGACCCTGACGCGGGACACGGAGTTTGGCCAGGTCAGCAATCGTCCCGGCACCACGCGGCATGTGGAAGGAGCCAGGCTGACAGTGGACGGCGAGGCCTTGGTGGAGTTGTTCGACACCCCAGGCTTGGAAGACAGCATGGCCTTGCTGGACTTTATGGATCAGCGAAGTCAGCCCGGCGAACGTATTGATGGTCCAGAGCGGATACGTCGTTTTCTGGAATCCCCGGCGGCACAGGGCCGTTTCGAGCAAGAGGCACGCGTGCTGCGCAAGCTGCAATCCTGTGATGCCGGCCTGTATGTGGTGGATGCGCGCGATCCTGTCTTGAGCAAGCATAAGGACGAGCTGACTTTGCTGGCCTATAGCGGGCGGCCTTTGTTGCCGGTCTTGAATTTCGTACGCAGTCCGCAGGCGCGGGTGCAGGAATGGCGCAGCGCCCTGGCCCGTTTGGGGCTGCATGCCTTGGCGGAATTCGATACAGTGGCCCCGGCTTTGGACGGCGAAGTTTTGTTGTACGACAAGCTGGCGGTGCTGCTGGAGACGCACGCTGGTGTGTTGCAGCAGTTGAAAGTGGATTTGGCGCAGCAGGCGGTATTGCGGCGTCGAGACGCGATGCGGCTGCTGGCAGAATTGCTGGTGGATGTGGCGGCCTGGCGGGTCAGTACACCCTCGGACAAGGAGGCCATGGAACTGGCCGCGCAGCAGTTAAAGGAGCCGGTCTTGGCGCGCGAGGCCAAGAGCGTGCAGGCTTTGCTCAAGCGCTACAGCTTTAGTCGTCAGGATGTGGTGGCGGATTTGCTGCACTTTGACGCAGGCCGTTGGGGCATGGATTTGTTTGATCCCCAGGCTTTGAAAGAGTTTGGTGTGCAGTTAGGCAAAGGCGTGGCCGCGGGGGCCATGGCTGGGGCCACGCTGGATGTGATGACGGGTGGTCTGAGCTTGGGAACCGGGACGGTTCTGGGCGCTTTGGCCGGTGGTTTGTGGCAAGGCGCGGACAAGTGGGGCCAGCGTTTGATGGGCAAACTGCGGGGCGAGACCGAGCTTAGCGTGGATGATGCCGTCTTGCGTTTGCTGGCCGTGCGGCAGTTAAGCTTGATGGCGGCGTTGGAGCGGCGCGGTCATGCCGCACAGACGCCGATTCGGCTGGGCGAGATTGATGCCGAGAATTTTGATCAGGCTTTGCAGCGGGAATTGAATGTCTGGCGGGCGCAAGGCCTGCCGGAGGAGTTGGCACAGGCACGGATTCACCCGGCCTGGTCTACCTTACGGGCGGATTATGCGCCGGATTCGCGGCGCGAGGCGTGTGTGCAGAGTTTGGCGCAACGTTTGCTGGGGGCGCGCAACGCGCCGAATGCGAACTCTGTCGAGCAGCCACAGGAATAGCAAACCCCGGCTTATTACTTTTCATTGTTCATTAAGTGCGCATAGCAAACCGGCGAACTGGGCTCATTGCCGTCGTGTATGCGGTCTTCTTCAAGCAACGCCTGAATCACAGCCTGTTTGAGCACCGTCAGGTACGAGGTTTGCGGGTCGTGGGTGGCGGTGAGCAATTGCAGGTTGCCTTTGCGGGCCAGCTTCATCAAGCAGAGCAAGGAATCAGGGTCGTGCTCGAGCTGCTTTTGATAGCGACGCTGGAATTGCTCGGGCGAGATATCGCCGTTATGAAAGCTTTTGCGCAGTTCAGTTGTGGGGCTGGCTTCGTGTAGCCACTGGATGTCGCCCAATTTGTCCTTACTCAGACCGCGTGGCCAAAGACGGTCTGTGAGTACACGGGCCGTTTTGCCGGCCGGCTCATGGATGGCGTCGTATATACGACTTAAGGTGATCGTGTAGGGCATGACTGGCTCCGGGAGCGTCAGGCTTTATGTGTTCAGGCGTTTGGCCTTAATGATCCATTTATCTGTTTTTCTGTGCATCAGGGCCGCCATAGCGGCAGGCATCGGTGGCTGGCGTCTTATGCAAAATAGCAAACGACTGTGTAGCAGCCTTGCAGCCGTGTGTGGTGATGTTTCGGGTCTCCAGTCACTCTCGCTGCAAGGCTGCTGTGTTGAGTTTGATGCGGCGTTTTACGCTTTCTTGCTGACCAGTCCGTAGACGAACAGGACGATGATGGCGCCCACGATGGAGCCGATCCAGCCTGCGCCTTGACCGGGCATGTACCAGCCCATGGCTTGCCCCAGATAGCCAGCCACAAAGGCACCGACAATACCCAGGATGGTGGTCATTATCCATCCCATTTTTTGATCACCGGGCATGATGGCCCGTGCCAGCAAACCTACGATAAAGCCCACAATAATCATGGAGATAATACCCATCGTGCTACTCCTGTGTTGTGTGTGTCGGTCTGGGATTCGGACCGCTCCGTTTATCTTAGGTATGGAGTTTTTAGACGTCTATCGTTTTGCGTTTTTGAAACAGTGAAAAACGTCAGGTTTTGTAAATGAAGGGTTTGTCATCAGTTTTGCTATGTCGAGTGCTTGTTAAAAAGTGTTGGCGCGTATTCAGCGGTGTCGGGGAAACAGCCATGGATGTCATCGGTATTTTTATAGGGTCATCCAAGAGGTCAAGCCATTCTATGCAGGTACAATGCGCGGCTCAAACGCCAAAAAATCATCAAGTTGATGCGATCTGTGTATAAGCCGGTTCAAGCGTCAGCAAGGGGACAAGTATGGACTTTCGCAAGCTGCGGCACTTTGTGGCCATTTGCGAACACGGTACGTTTGTCAGGCCGCACGCAGTTGCCGGCCCTGGATATTGTTTATGATCTGGCGCACCGTCTTTGCAGGGCGTAGGCTAAACGCTCTTTTTCCCGATCTGTCTTGTTTGAGGGTTTGCCGATGACGATTCCCTTGCCTACGCTGGACCTGCAGTCGCTTGATGCCGATCACGTTTTGCGCGCTTTTATCGGTTGGTGGCCGGACGTACAAACCCGTGCT is a genomic window containing:
- a CDS encoding GlsB/YeaQ/YmgE family stress response membrane protein, which translates into the protein MGIISMIIVGFIVGLLARAIMPGDQKMGWIMTTILGIVGAFVAGYLGQAMGWYMPGQGAGWIGSIVGAIIVLFVYGLVSKKA
- a CDS encoding peptide chain release factor 3 yields the protein MSSGDIRSEVKKRRTFAIISHPDAGKTTLTEKLLLFAGAIQIAGSVKARKASRHASSDWMEIEKQRGISVASSVMQMEYRDCVINLLDTPGHQDFSEDTYRVLTAVDAALMVIDAANGVEPQTIRLLQVCRARNTPIITFVNKLDREVQEPLDVLSEIESHLGMEVVPFSWPIGMARRFGGVFNLRANHMRVFKPGQERHGQDEIIPGLDNPVIAERFGEPFEKAQEEIELLNAAAPEFNLDLFLAGKQTPVFFGSAINNFGVQEVLDALVDLAPSPGPRAALQRDVQPDEPKFSGVVFKVQANMDPAHRDRVAFVRVSSGHFKRGMKLKVSRTGKEIRPNNVVSFLSQRRELLDDAFAGDIIGVPNHGILQLGDVLTEGENLQFTGLPFFAPELFQSIEVKDPLRTKQLRTGLTQLGEEGAIQVFRPHMAGGMMLLGAVGQLQFEVVAHRLKTEYGVEARLSSSRFNMARWVTAKDPKDMKKFIETNAGNIAYDVVEAIAFLATSPAQLRVAQELNPGIEFHALREHGGHVFGDAV
- a CDS encoding YgcG family protein, producing MNVYDLARTAGPGSARSGRLVWACGWLVALLFLCWPWAQAQAKPEPIPAIAGWVTDTTGTLSPDQKEALNQQLKAVEQEKGAQVVILMVPTTGEETIEQYALRVFDQWEIGRKKVDDGILLLVAKDDRRMRIQTGYGLEGAVTDLQAGRIIREQMTPRFIEGNFYAGIQAAADSLVGLVNGEELPPPPKNAPVTSSGEEGVFWEPLLAVGAIVFFASPLFAAFAAGVFTLVVSGSIGLALLAAVVGAGLSMIGRLFGAGGKSSSGRASRRGGVIGGLGGYSSGGFGGNGSSGGGFGGFGGGSGGGGGGSGGGGASGSW
- a CDS encoding DUF2868 domain-containing protein — its product is MKPSESVGSWQQQTLVEAIRLRETLWGPVEDLSESRRARAAGGSFAQRVSARALALARRDGLEQAWTRWWGIARLLLVAMAVLALLAGAGTAAGALGDGSRAVNVLTALGALLGLHALTFIFWLFSLAWSGKGAGTGSWASDAWWWLSRRFVKGDASLVPQAFAAVLARRGSQSWLAGLISHSLWVLAFLSALSTLLLLLASRRYHFNWETTLLTPDTFVWLVEGLGALPSLLGFALPDTLTIRSSDGLQVLDAQAQALWSSWLLGAVVTYGLLPRVLALAWSLWQWRQHTARLRLDDSLPGLAELRPRLMPASEPTGVDELASPDRVARIQAQPSTPLAANALCVVGLELPPEHSWPPAFMQAQMQDLGRVDSRAERLDILGRLQSASPRHLLMVCDAAQTPDRGVVATLVEWAQLAQQSDVVLLDEALADPDQTRRRSWHERLVAAGFAPGQIHDQWPELSLTEPA
- a CDS encoding DEAD/DEAH box helicase, producing the protein MDSQITFASLELAEPLLRAVTDAGYTHPTPIQAQAIPKVIEGGDLLAAAQTGTGKTAGFTLPILHRLLNNPQQNRKPGRPRALILAPTRELAAQVEESVRLYSQHTRLRSMVMFGGVNINPQFHALRKPLDILVATPGRLLDHVRQRTVDLTGVEILVLDEADRMLDMGFIRDIRKIISLMPVERQTLLFSATFSDEIRDLARGSLNNPDEVAVAARNTTNELITQQVILADQAHKRDLLSHIIRESGWNQVLVFCRTKHGANRLAEKLSKDGMAAEALHGNKSQAARTRALAGFKNGKVVVLVATDIAARGLDIDQLPYVVNFELPNVPEDYVHRIGRTGRAGSEGVALSLVDRSEMRLLKQIERMTRNPIERIVVEGWTPPSRAALAEEAKEDTYAERRFNNAPGARAPGARRSNGGGQGRSAEGRGGNGESRPRRPGNDNRPRRSAAPGGAGGGARTGQGRPGGRQDSRGPNRSNRSSAQAKA
- a CDS encoding DUF488 family protein; this encodes MPYTITLSRIYDAIHEPAGKTARVLTDRLWPRGLSKDKLGDIQWLHEASPTTELRKSFHNGDISPEQFQRRYQKQLEHDPDSLLCLMKLARKGNLQLLTATHDPQTSYLTVLKQAVIQALLEEDRIHDGNEPSSPVCYAHLMNNEK
- a CDS encoding LemA family protein, coding for MTSWIRWVFISSVAVLLSGCGYNEIQRLDEQVKAAWSQTLNQYERRAELVPKLVSSVNAYMVNERTVLTQVTEARAKVGTIQMKVDDLDNPEVMARFQQAQNQLSSALSRLIAVSENYPQLKSDGLFRDLMTQLEGTENRIATERGRYVQAVQEYNLFIRQFPTLITAKLFGYKVKENYGVDRQSEITRDPEVKFDIPATPAPAGS
- a CDS encoding LysE family transporter; amino-acid sequence: MALSTWLAFFAASWVISFSPGPGAISSMSSGLKYGFRRGYWMAIGLNIGIMIQIFIISLGLGQILARSELAFTTLKWLGAAYLIYLGWKQLRTDAMPVQVTGQEPSDFRIRDLLIRGCLINITNPKGLVFLLAIMPQFLDLNRPMPLQYLLIAMTLCFTDLVAMGCYTSLAARMLHLLRQASHVRLLNRVFGSLFILAGTVLAGVSR
- a CDS encoding TPM domain-containing protein, with the protein product MSVNWKELSGWASVQGQWLRRRYFNAEMLGHLAEQIRKGEENHSGELVVAIEAVLPAHEADSAQRALEVFGRLRVWDTPLNSGVLLYLALGQRRIHIIADRGIQADPVQWEQICRQLEKDLASREYLSGLLGAVGAIEAVLQQGAPVHTSGAAGNALPDEPVLL
- a CDS encoding DUF3482 domain-containing protein, whose amino-acid sequence is MSTAALTLAVVGHTNTGKTSLLRTLTRDTEFGQVSNRPGTTRHVEGARLTVDGEALVELFDTPGLEDSMALLDFMDQRSQPGERIDGPERIRRFLESPAAQGRFEQEARVLRKLQSCDAGLYVVDARDPVLSKHKDELTLLAYSGRPLLPVLNFVRSPQARVQEWRSALARLGLHALAEFDTVAPALDGEVLLYDKLAVLLETHAGVLQQLKVDLAQQAVLRRRDAMRLLAELLVDVAAWRVSTPSDKEAMELAAQQLKEPVLAREAKSVQALLKRYSFSRQDVVADLLHFDAGRWGMDLFDPQALKEFGVQLGKGVAAGAMAGATLDVMTGGLSLGTGTVLGALAGGLWQGADKWGQRLMGKLRGETELSVDDAVLRLLAVRQLSLMAALERRGHAAQTPIRLGEIDAENFDQALQRELNVWRAQGLPEELAQARIHPAWSTLRADYAPDSRREACVQSLAQRLLGARNAPNANSVEQPQE